One window of Campylobacter sp. RM12651 genomic DNA carries:
- a CDS encoding multidrug efflux RND transporter permease subunit, producing the protein MFSKFFIYRPVFAIVVSIIITIAGILGMKGLPIEEYPNVTSPTVRVTANYSGVDAATLSQNVASILEDAINGVEDMIYITSSSSSSGLMFLNVYFKVGKDPSKALIDVNNKVQSVQAKMPEEVKKLGVSVDETSSNILAVVSFYSPDDSRDETYLSNYATLNVAEELKRLEGIGSAEVIGAKDYSMRIWLDSEKLNKYDLNPAVVSAAIREQNSQYPTGTIGDLPMKEISPFVYTMSAKGKLSKVSDFENIIIKALPNGNILYLKDIARVEIGTKNYGFAGLNNGKKMVPMMINLKSGANAIAVAKAVQEKLEELSKFFPSGVAYSMPYDTTDFVKDSISEVVQTFVEAILLVLIVMYMFLKNLRATIIPLIAVPVSLLGTFAFLYVFGFTINLITLFALVLAIGIVVDDAIVVVENVERVFRSGITKDVKAATKMAMDEVTGPVISIVLVLSAVFIPVSFLDGFVGQIQRQFAITLVISVCISGFVALTLTPALCGILLKDHEDKPFYLVKKFNDFFDWSINIFGSAVAKVLRHVIPSLIVVAIFFYGIFALLKIIPSSLVPSEDKGAVLVLSQLKSSSNLDKTLAFNNKIYDMVKNNPAVESMISLNGFDVESSALSPSAGISFITLKDYKDRKDLGINGDSENLANTWMKNMWLDPDGFAFFLNPPPIMGLSLTGGFEMYVQNKSGKSYEEIKKDIDTLLAAASKRPELTQARTTLNTDYPELKVSVDEKKAKILGLSLSDIYSNLNLIFGSVYVNDFTALGKNFQVNVRGDEEFRNKRTSLENIYVKNSEGKSISLASVVDIKPSVAAFSVTRFNLFPAAKVTASPAPGYTSGDAINAIVEVFNETMNKDEYSYAWAGSSYEEVNASGSGSTAFALGMVFVFLILAAQYERWLMPLAVITAVPFAVFGSLAATYLRGMQNDIYFQIGLLLLIGLSAKNAILIVEFAMEEKYKHGLSTYDAAIKAAKLRFRPIIMTSLAFGFGILPLVFSEGSGSAARHSLSTGLVGGIIIASSISILFVPLFFYLLESLNDKVFKKKGKQINE; encoded by the coding sequence ATGTTTTCTAAGTTTTTTATATATAGACCAGTATTTGCGATAGTTGTTTCAATTATAATTACTATTGCTGGTATTTTAGGAATGAAGGGTTTGCCTATTGAAGAATATCCTAATGTAACATCTCCAACGGTTAGGGTAACTGCTAATTATTCTGGCGTTGATGCAGCTACGCTTTCTCAAAATGTAGCAAGTATTCTTGAAGACGCAATTAATGGTGTTGAAGATATGATTTATATAACTTCAAGCTCAAGTTCAAGTGGTTTGATGTTTTTAAATGTTTATTTTAAGGTTGGAAAAGACCCATCAAAAGCATTAATTGATGTTAATAATAAAGTTCAAAGCGTTCAAGCAAAAATGCCTGAAGAAGTTAAAAAATTAGGTGTTAGTGTTGATGAAACTAGCTCAAATATTTTAGCTGTTGTTTCGTTTTATTCTCCTGATGATAGCCGTGATGAAACTTATCTAAGTAACTATGCTACATTAAATGTGGCTGAAGAGTTAAAGAGATTAGAAGGTATTGGTAGTGCTGAAGTAATTGGAGCTAAAGATTATTCTATGAGAATTTGGCTTGATTCAGAAAAGCTTAATAAATATGATTTAAATCCAGCTGTTGTAAGTGCAGCTATAAGAGAACAAAACTCACAATATCCAACAGGAACTATAGGCGATTTACCTATGAAAGAAATTAGTCCATTTGTTTATACAATGAGTGCTAAAGGTAAGCTTAGTAAGGTAAGTGATTTTGAAAATATCATAATAAAAGCACTTCCAAATGGAAATATTTTATATTTAAAAGATATAGCAAGAGTAGAGATAGGAACTAAAAACTATGGTTTTGCCGGACTTAATAATGGTAAAAAAATGGTTCCTATGATGATTAATTTAAAATCAGGTGCAAATGCTATAGCAGTAGCTAAAGCTGTGCAAGAAAAATTAGAAGAGCTAAGCAAATTCTTCCCAAGTGGTGTTGCTTATAGTATGCCTTATGATACTACCGATTTCGTAAAAGATAGTATAAGCGAAGTTGTTCAAACATTTGTTGAAGCTATTTTACTTGTTTTAATAGTTATGTATATGTTCTTAAAAAACCTTCGTGCAACTATTATTCCATTAATTGCTGTGCCGGTTTCTTTACTTGGAACTTTTGCTTTCCTTTATGTTTTTGGTTTTACAATCAATCTTATTACATTATTTGCTTTAGTTTTAGCAATCGGCATTGTTGTTGATGATGCTATTGTTGTTGTAGAAAATGTTGAGCGTGTGTTTAGAAGTGGTATTACAAAAGATGTAAAAGCAGCTACTAAAATGGCAATGGATGAAGTAACCGGACCTGTAATTTCTATCGTTTTAGTATTAAGTGCGGTATTTATTCCTGTATCATTTTTAGATGGATTTGTAGGGCAAATTCAAAGACAATTTGCAATTACTCTTGTAATTTCTGTTTGTATTTCAGGTTTTGTTGCATTAACGCTAACTCCTGCATTATGCGGTATATTATTAAAAGACCATGAAGATAAGCCTTTTTATTTAGTTAAAAAATTTAATGACTTTTTTGATTGGAGTATTAATATTTTTGGTAGTGCAGTTGCAAAAGTTTTAAGACATGTAATTCCAAGTTTAATAGTAGTTGCTATATTCTTTTATGGAATTTTTGCCTTACTAAAAATTATTCCTAGCTCACTTGTTCCTAGCGAAGATAAGGGTGCTGTATTAGTTTTATCACAATTAAAATCTTCTAGCAACCTAGATAAAACTCTAGCCTTTAATAATAAAATCTATGATATGGTTAAGAATAATCCTGCAGTAGAAAGTATGATTTCTTTAAATGGATTTGATGTAGAGAGTTCAGCTCTTTCTCCAAGTGCTGGAATTTCATTTATTACATTAAAAGATTATAAAGATAGAAAAGATTTAGGTATTAATGGAGATAGTGAAAATTTAGCTAATACTTGGATGAAAAATATGTGGCTTGACCCTGATGGTTTTGCATTTTTCTTAAATCCACCACCGATTATGGGGCTTTCTTTAACAGGCGGATTTGAAATGTATGTGCAAAATAAATCAGGTAAAAGTTATGAAGAAATTAAAAAAGATATAGATACTTTACTTGCAGCAGCATCAAAAAGACCTGAATTAACTCAAGCAAGAACGACTTTAAACACTGATTATCCTGAGTTAAAAGTAAGTGTTGATGAGAAAAAAGCTAAAATTTTAGGGCTTAGTTTAAGTGATATATATTCAAATTTAAATTTAATTTTTGGTTCTGTTTATGTGAATGATTTTACTGCTTTAGGTAAAAATTTCCAAGTAAATGTAAGAGGCGATGAAGAATTTAGAAATAAAAGAACAAGTCTTGAAAATATTTATGTTAAAAATAGTGAAGGCAAAAGTATATCTTTAGCTAGTGTTGTTGATATTAAGCCAAGTGTAGCAGCGTTTTCAGTAACTAGATTTAACCTTTTCCCAGCTGCAAAAGTTACAGCTTCGCCAGCTCCAGGATATACTAGTGGAGATGCTATTAATGCTATAGTTGAAGTGTTTAATGAAACTATGAATAAAGATGAATATTCTTATGCTTGGGCAGGAAGTTCTTATGAAGAAGTAAATGCTAGTGGTAGTGGTTCTACTGCATTTGCATTAGGTATGGTATTTGTATTTTTAATACTTGCAGCTCAATATGAAAGATGGTTAATGCCACTTGCAGTAATTACGGCAGTTCCTTTTGCAGTATTTGGAAGTTTAGCAGCAACTTATTTAAGGGGTATGCAAAATGACATATATTTTCAAATAGGTTTATTATTGTTAATTGGTCTTAGTGCAAAAAATGCTATATTAATTGTTGAATTTGCTATGGAAGAAAAATATAAACACGGCTTAAGCACTTATGATGCAGCTATAAAGGCGGCAAAACTTAGATTTAGACCTATTATTATGACTTCTTTAGCGTTTGGTTTTGGTATTTTACCTTTAGTATTTAGTGAAGGTTCAGGTAGTGCTGCTAGACACTCACTTAGCACAGGGCTAGTTGGTGGTATTATTATAGCTTCTAGTATATCTATTTTATTTGTGCCTTTATTTTTCTATTTACTAGAGAGTTTAAATGATAAGGTTTTTAAAAAGAAAGGAAAGCAAATTAATGAATAA
- a CDS encoding TolC family protein codes for MNKLLISAIAALFLAACSSVNNYELKTPNNLDNNTKFEIKDWRSLGKDENLNRLIEIAMENNEDVKMAINNLLIAESNLVSVGIKREPSINLGINANERLIKHQKPTYGHSLGLNLSYEIDLLNKFGKAKDNAIYSANISEFDVENTYQTIGFSIAKLYYQVVATNKKIEILEDFINSYEKTLKLKEEQYKLGFITKSVLLQTKEQFTLNQTKLRSLKLERDLYINSLDILVYGLNQEKEPIKFANNLIEDFVMPATIPSSVMTNRPDIAKAILDVKIAHNNAKIAWDSFFPTFTIGAGVSWSGDTHNVFSDPVGSITASLLQPLFNLGDVDEQVIRANLAQDNAVLGYEKVVKTALKEIEDAILKYNNAEVKLRDYDEIVKLEEEIYEFNKLKFNEGEISFLEFLDSERALQNSLIEQIDLKLGKITAGIDAYKAIGVKKLEFRK; via the coding sequence ATGAATAAGCTTTTAATATCAGCAATCGCAGCTTTATTTTTAGCTGCTTGCTCTAGTGTTAATAATTATGAGCTTAAAACTCCAAATAATTTAGATAATAATACTAAATTTGAAATTAAAGATTGGAGAAGCTTAGGCAAAGATGAAAATCTTAATCGCTTGATTGAGATTGCTATGGAAAATAATGAAGATGTTAAAATGGCTATTAATAATCTTTTAATAGCTGAATCAAATTTAGTAAGTGTTGGGATTAAAAGAGAGCCTAGCATTAATCTTGGAATTAATGCAAATGAGAGATTAATTAAACACCAAAAGCCAACTTACGGGCATTCTTTAGGTCTTAATTTATCTTATGAAATAGATTTATTAAATAAATTTGGTAAGGCTAAAGATAACGCTATTTATAGTGCTAATATTAGCGAATTTGATGTAGAAAACACTTATCAAACTATTGGATTTAGTATTGCAAAACTTTATTATCAAGTTGTAGCAACTAATAAAAAAATAGAAATTTTAGAAGACTTTATAAATAGCTATGAAAAAACTTTAAAATTAAAAGAAGAGCAATATAAATTAGGCTTTATTACAAAATCAGTTCTTTTACAAACTAAAGAACAATTTACTCTAAATCAAACTAAATTAAGAAGTTTAAAATTAGAAAGAGATTTGTATATTAATTCTTTAGATATTTTAGTTTATGGATTAAATCAAGAAAAAGAACCAATTAAATTTGCTAATAACTTAATAGAAGATTTTGTTATGCCAGCTACTATACCAAGCTCTGTTATGACAAATCGTCCTGATATAGCAAAAGCAATTTTAGATGTAAAAATAGCTCATAATAATGCAAAAATTGCTTGGGATAGCTTTTTTCCAACCTTTACAATAGGTGCTGGTGTTAGTTGGAGTGGAGATACACATAATGTATTTTCTGACCCTGTTGGCTCAATTACTGCTAGTTTGTTACAACCTTTATTTAATTTAGGTGATGTTGATGAGCAAGTAATTAGAGCAAATTTAGCTCAAGATAATGCAGTATTAGGCTATGAAAAAGTAGTAAAAACTGCGTTAAAAGAAATAGAAGATGCTATTTTAAAATATAATAATGCTGAAGTTAAATTAAGAGATTATGATGAAATAGTAAAACTAGAAGAAGAAATTTATGAGTTTAATAAGCTTAAATTTAATGAAGGAGAAATCAGCTTTTTAGAATTCTTAGATAGCGAAAGAGCTTTACAAAATAGCTTAATAGAGCAAATTGATTTAAAATTAGGCAAGATAACTGCAGGAATTGATGCTTATAAAGCTATTGGAGTTAAAAAACTTGAATTTAGGAAGTGA
- the ribD gene encoding bifunctional diaminohydroxyphosphoribosylaminopyrimidine deaminase/5-amino-6-(5-phosphoribosylamino)uracil reductase RibD, translated as MNLALKEAWKYQFLTYPNPAVGCLVLDKYGKILSIKAHQKAGTFHAERLCVNEILEKYGKDALKDSVFYVTLEPCSKQGRTPPCHELLIKYKVKEVNIGSSDSSQNGINELRQAGIKVNLGILQDECDKLIAPFKFWLDNKPFVLFKLAINLNYNNEGSISNEYLRTYFHEIRTNIDYLIICGNTLRLDNPMLDARYSTSKKAPNLLVFSKYFQDLNSNFKSLNIFKTNREIIFGKNPLKLKDELQEQNIKFVMIEGGFNALELFKNQIDWLFLQQSNSTYKNSNNFKLSLSPIYQSTTKDFYNKPHEYQQFGFYEIRE; from the coding sequence ATGAACCTAGCCTTAAAAGAGGCTTGGAAATATCAATTCTTAACTTATCCAAATCCTGCCGTAGGTTGTCTAGTATTAGATAAATACGGCAAGATTTTAAGCATTAAAGCACACCAAAAAGCAGGAACATTTCACGCAGAAAGATTATGTGTGAATGAAATCTTAGAAAAATATGGAAAAGATGCTTTAAAAGATAGTGTATTTTATGTAACTTTAGAGCCTTGCAGTAAGCAAGGTCGCACTCCACCTTGTCATGAATTATTAATAAAATATAAAGTTAAAGAAGTAAATATAGGCTCAAGTGATAGTTCTCAAAATGGTATAAATGAATTAAGGCAAGCTGGAATTAAAGTAAATCTTGGGATTTTACAAGATGAATGCGATAAACTAATTGCTCCATTTAAATTCTGGCTAGATAATAAGCCTTTTGTTTTATTTAAATTAGCAATTAATCTAAATTATAACAATGAAGGTAGTATTAGTAATGAGTATTTAAGGACATATTTTCACGAAATTAGAACCAATATAGATTATTTAATAATTTGTGGCAATACTTTAAGACTTGATAATCCTATGCTTGATGCTAGATATTCTACTAGCAAAAAAGCACCTAATTTATTAGTATTTTCAAAATATTTTCAAGATTTAAATTCTAATTTTAAATCTCTAAATATTTTTAAAACTAATAGAGAAATTATTTTTGGTAAAAATCCTTTAAAATTAAAAGATGAATTGCAAGAGCAAAATATTAAATTTGTAATGATTGAAGGTGGGTTTAATGCCTTAGAACTTTTCAAAAATCAAATAGATTGGTTGTTTTTACAACAAAGTAATTCTACTTATAAAAATTCAAATAACTTTAAGTTAAGTTTAAGTCCTATTTATCAAAGCACTACAAAAGATTTTTATAATAAACCACACGAATACCAACAATTCGGATTTTATGAAATAAGGGAATAA
- a CDS encoding YqhA family protein, producing MLEKYFEKFLVNSRFITILPVIFGLLGAFMLFFIASFDVYKVIKVTYTYYFLGADIDIHEEAVSTIVGAVDLYLMALVFYIFSFGIYELFISDVEEFKQYKQSKVLEVHSLDELKDKLGKVIIMVLVVNFFQHALNLKFSSSMDMLYLAIGIMCICLGLWALHKSDNKSKEH from the coding sequence ATGTTAGAAAAATATTTTGAAAAATTCCTAGTAAATTCTAGGTTTATTACAATCTTACCTGTTATTTTTGGTCTTTTAGGTGCTTTTATGTTATTTTTTATTGCTAGTTTTGATGTGTATAAGGTCATAAAAGTTACATATACTTATTATTTTTTAGGTGCTGATATTGACATTCACGAAGAAGCTGTAAGCACTATAGTTGGAGCTGTTGATTTATATTTAATGGCTTTAGTTTTTTATATATTTTCTTTTGGAATATATGAATTATTTATAAGCGATGTTGAAGAATTTAAACAATACAAACAAAGCAAGGTTTTAGAAGTTCATAGTTTAGATGAGCTAAAAGATAAGCTTGGTAAAGTTATTATTATGGTTTTAGTTGTTAATTTTTTCCAACACGCACTTAATTTAAAATTTAGCTCAAGTATGGATATGCTTTATTTAGCAATCGGTATTATGTGTATTTGCCTTGGATTATGGGCTTTACATAAAAGTGATAATAAATCTAAAGAACACTAA